A genomic window from Accipiter gentilis chromosome 1, bAccGen1.1, whole genome shotgun sequence includes:
- the PLOD1 gene encoding procollagen-lysine,2-oxoglutarate 5-dioxygenase 1, with protein MFPRFAQASAPELPAPSPRSAPAASPPLAGAGAAREEEPPPPRFLRPSPPGGSGAWHRLRQLRSFLEPPSAGSLRSGARVRPAGSGPGRYRLPDRDPGREVASMVPPAVLLPWVVLALLGAEGGGASEQEENLLVLTVATKQTEGFQRFRRSAQFFNYKVQVLGLDEEWQGGDDKKPAGGGQKVRLLKSALKQYVDKEDLIILFVDSYDVLFASGPAELLKKFKQAKSKVVFSAENYIYPDRKLEAKYPQVRDGKRFLGSGGFIGYAPNLKKLVEEWKGQDDDSDQLFYTNVFLDPEKRESINISLDQRSRIFQNLNGALDEVVLKFENSRVRARNLLYDTLPVVIHGNGPTKLQLNYLGNYIPQIWTFETGCTVCDEGLRSLTGFKDEALPMILIGIFIEQPTPFLSQFFLRLRNLHYPKQRIQLFIHNHEQHHLMQVESFVKEHGKEYLAVKVIGPDDEVENAEARNLGMDLCRKDPDCDYYFSLDAEIVLKNTETLRILIEQNKLVIAPLVSRHEKLWSNFWGALSPDGYYARSEDYVDIVQRRRVGLWNVPYISSVYMVKAKALRSELDEADLFHSGKLDADMAFCHNVRNQGVFMYLTNRHQFGHILSLENYQTTHLHNDLWQIFSNPEDWREKYIHENYTAALKGKLVEMPCPDVYWFPIFTDTACDELVEEMEHYGQWSTGDNTDSRIQGGYENVPTIDIHMNQIGFEREWYKFLLDYIAPITEKLYPGYYTKTQFELAFVVRYKPDEQPSLMPHHDASTFTINIALNRVGIDYEGGGCRFLRYNCSIRAPRKGWTLMHPGRLTHYHEGLPTTKGTRYIAVSFLDP; from the exons ATGTTCCCTCGCTTTGCACAAGCCTCGGCCCCAGAGCTTCCTGCTCCCTCTCCCAGATCGGCCCCAGCTGCCTCCCCGCCTCttgcgggggccggggcggcccgggaggaggagccgccgcctccccgctTCCTCCGCCCGTCCCCGCCGGGCGGGTCTGGTGCGTGGCACAGGCTCCGGCAGCTCCGGAGCTTTCTAGAGCCGCCGTCCGCCGGGTCCCTGCGGAGCGGCGCCCGGGTCCGTCCCGCAGGCAGCGGTCCCGGTCGGTATCGGCTCCCGGACCGGGATCCGGGCAGGGAAGTCGCCTCCATGGTGCCTCCGGcggtgctgctgccctgggtggtGCTGGCGCTGCTCGGGGCGGAGGGCGGCGGTGCCTCCGAGCAGGAAG AAAACCTGCTGGTTCTTACTGTTGCCACCAAGCAGACTGAGGGATTCCAACGCTTTAGAAGATCAGCCCAGTTCTTCAACTACAAAGTCCAG GTGCTGGGGCTGGATGAGGAATGGCAGGGTGGAGATGACAAGAAGCCAGCAGGAGGTGGGCAGAAGGTCCGTCTCTTGAAATCAGCTTTGAAGCAGTATGTGGATAAGGAAGACCTGATCATCCTTTTCGTAGACAG CTATGATGTACTCTTTGCTTCGGGCCCTGCAGAACTGCTGAAGAAGTTCAAACAAGCCAAGAGCAAGGTGGTCTTCTCAGCAGAGAACTACATCTATCCTGACAGAAAGTTGGAAGCCAAGTACCCTCAGGTGCGAGATGGAAAGCGCTTCCTGGGTTCTGGAG GCTTCATAGGTTATGCTCCAAACCTGAAGAAGCTTGTGGAGGAGTGGAAAGGACAGGATGATGACAGTGACCAGCTCTTCTATACGAATGTCTTCTTGGATCCAGAAAAAAGA GAAAGTATCAACATCAGTCTAGACCAAAGAAGCCGGATCTTCCAAAACCTAAATGGAGCATTAG ATGAGGTAGTTCTGAAGTTTGAAAACTCACGAGTGAGAGCAAGAAACTTGTTATATGACACTCTGCCTGTGGTGATTCATGGAAATGGACCCACCAAG CTGCAGCTAAACTACCTGGGAAACTACATTCCTCAAATATGGACGTTTGAGACCGGCTGCACTGTGTGTGATGAAGGTCTGCGAAGCCTCACAGGGTTCAAG GATGAGGCATTGCCAATGATTCTGATTGGCATTTTCATCGAGCAGCCCACTCCATTCCTCTCCCAGTTTTTCTTGCGGCTTCGTAACCTTCATTATCCAAAGCAACGAATCCAGCTCTTTATTCACAACCAT GAGCAACATCACTTGATGCAGGTGGAGTCTTTTGTTAAAGAGCATGGCAAAGAATATCTTGCCGTCAAAGTGATTGGACCAGATGATGAGGTGGAGAATGCTGAGGCGCGTAACTTGGGCAT GGATTTGTGCAGAAAGGATCCTGACTGTGACTATTACTTCAGCCTGGATGCTGAGATAGTTCTGAAGAACACAGAGACTCTAAGAATCCTGATTGAACAGAACAA GCTGGTGATTGCCCCACTGGTAAGCCGCCATGAGAAGTTGTGGTCAAATTTCTGGGGAGCGCTGAGCCCTGATGGATACTATGCCCGCTCAGAAGATTATGTGGATATTGTTCAAAGGCGGAGGGT CGGGCTTTGGAACGTTCCCTACATCAGCAGCGTTTACATGGTTAAAGCCAAGGCTCTGCGATCAGAGCTTGATGAGGCAGATCTCTTCCACAGTGGCAAGCTGGATGCGGACATGGCTTTCTGCCACAACGTTCGGAATCAG GGAGTCTTTATGTACCTGACAAATCGGCATCAGTTTGGACACATACTGTCCCTGGAGAATTATCAGACAACTCACCTGCACAATGACCTCTGGCAAATATTCAGCAATCCTGAG GACTGGAGAGAAAAGTACATCCATGAAAACTACACAGcagctctgaaaggaaaattGGTAGAAATG CCCTGCCCAGATGTTTACTGGTTCCCCATATTCACTGACACTGCCTGTGATGAGCTGGTGGAAGAAATGGAACATTATGGCCAGTGGTCCACAGGTGACAACACG GACAGCAGAATACAAGGAGGATATGAGAACGTCCCAACTATTGACATACACATGAACCAAATTGGCTTTGAAAGGGAATGGTACAAGTTTCTTCTGGACTATATTGCACCCATCACAGAGAAACTGTACCCAGGATACTATACGAAG ACTCAGTTTGAGCTCGCCTTTGTAGTTCGCTACAAACCTGACGAGCAGCCCTCTTTAATGCCCCATCATGATGCTTCCACCTTTACCATTAACATTGCTTTGAACCGAGTTGGAATAGACTATGAG GGAGGAGGCTGCCGGTTTCTGCGCTACAATTGCTCCATTCGAGCTCCACGGAAAGGGTGGACCCTTATGCATCCAGGACGCCTGACCCACTATCATGAAGGTCTTCCAACCACCAAAGGGACCCGTTATATCGCAGTGTCCTTTCTTGATCCCTAG
- the MFN2 gene encoding mitofusin-2 isoform X1, which produces MSLLFTRSKSIVAVKKDKRHMAEVNASPLKHFVTAKKKINGIFEQLAAYINESSSFLEETHKNIELDPVTTEEQVLEVKGYLSKVSGISEVLARRHMKVAFFGRTSNGKSTVINAMLWDKVLPSGIGHTTNCFLRVEGTDGHEAFLLTEGSEEKKSVKTVNQLAHALHQDELLNAGSLVSVMWPNSKCPLLKDDLVLMDSPGIDVTTELDSWIDKFCLDADVFVLVANSESTLMQTEKQFFHKVNERLSRPNIFILNNRWDASASEPEYMEEVRRQHMERCTSFLVDELGVVDRAQAGDRIFFVSAKEVLNARIQRAQGMPEGGGALADGFQVRMFEFQNFERRFEECISQSAVKTKFEQHTVRAKQIAEDVRLIMDSVHIAAQEQRVYCLEMREERQERLGFIDKQLELLTQDYKRKIKQITEEVERQVSNAMAEEIRRLSVLVDEYQADFHPSQVVLKVYKSELHKHIEEGLGRNMSDRCSNAITASLQTMQQEMIDGLKPLLPVSLRGQIDMLIPRQCFMLSYDLNCDKLCADFQEDIEFHFSLGWTMLVNRFLGPKNGRRALMGYNDQVQRPLTPANPSLPPLPQGSMTQEELMVSMVTGLASLTSRTSMGIIVVGGVVWKAVGWRLIALSFGLYGLLYVYERLTWTTKAKERAFKRQFVEYAGEKLQLIVSYTGSNCSHQVQQELAGTFAHLCQQVDVTRENLEQEISAMNKKIEVLDSLQSKAKLLRNKAGWLDSELNMFTHQYLQQSR; this is translated from the exons ATGTCCCTGTTGTTTACTCGTTCCAAGTCAATAGTTGCAGTGAAGAAGGATAAAAGACACATGGCTGAGGTAAATGCTTCTCCGCTTAAGCATTTTGTCACTGCAAAGAAGAAGATCAATGGTATCTTTGAACAGTTGGCCGCATACATCAATGAGAGCTCCTCATTCCTGGAAG AAACACACAAGAACATAGAGCTTGATCCCGTCACCACAGAAGAGCAGGTGCTAGAAGTCAAAGGCTACCTGTCAAAAGTCAGTGGCATTAGTGAAGTGTTGGCAAGACGACACATGAAAGTTGCTTTTTTTGGAAG GACAAGCAACGGGAAAAGCACAGTGATAAATGCCATGCTATGGGACAAAGTCCTTCCTTCAGGAATTGGACACACCACTAATTGTTTCTTGCGTGTAGAAGGGACAGATGGACACGAAGCTTTCCTGCTTACTGAAGGCTCAGAGGAAAAGAAGAGTGTTAAG ACAGTAAACCAGCTGGCTCATGCCCTTCATCAAGATGAACTTCTGAATGCTGGCAGCCTAGTCAGCGTAATGTGGCCCAATTCCAAATGTCCTCTCTTAAAGGATGACCTGGTGTTGATGGACAG CCCTGGCATTGATGTAACCACAGAGCTGGACAGTTGGATCGACAAGTTCTGTCTAGATGCTGATGTATTTGTCCTGGTGGCAAATTCTGAATCGACACTGATGCAAACT GAGAAGCAGTTCTTTCACAAGGTGAATGAACGTTTGTCTCGAcccaatatatttattttaaataaccgCTGGGATGCATCTGCCTCTGAACCAGAATACATGGAAGAG GTGCGTCGACAACACATGGAGCGGTGTACCAGCTTCCTGGTAGATGAGCTGGGTGTTGTGGATCGAGCCCAGGCGGGGGATCGAATTTTCTTTGTGTCAGCGAAAGAAGTGCTGAATGCCAGGATTCAGAGGGCTCAAGGGATGCCAGAAGGAG GTGGAGCATTGGCAGATGGATTTCAAGTAAGAATGTTTGAGTTTCAGAACTTTGAGAGAAGATTTGAG GAATGTATATCGCAGTCAGCAGTAAAAACAAAATTTGAGCAGCATACAGTGAGAGCAAAGCAGATTGCAGAAGATGTTCGTCTCATCATGGATTCTGTGCATATTGCTGCCCAGGAACAGCG AGTTTACTGTCTGGAAATGCGAGAGGAACGACAGGAACGTTTAGGTTTTATTGACAAACAGCTGGAGCTCCTTACTCAAGACTACAAGCGGAAAATAAAACAGATAACAGAAGAAGTGGAGAGGCAG GTGTCAAATGCAATGGCAGAAGAAATCAGACGGCTTTCAGTATTGGTAGATGAATACCAAGCAGACTTCCATCCATCTCAAGTAGTTCTTAAAGTTTACAAGAGT GAGCTGCATAAACACATTGAGGAAGGCCTGGGTCGTAACATGTCAGATCGTTGCTCCAATGCAATCACAGCTTCCCTCCAGACAATGCAGCAAGAAATGATAG ATGGGTTAAAACCCCTTCTCCCAGTCTCTTTGCGGGGCCAGATAGACATGTTAATTCCCCGACAGTGCTTCATGCTCAGCTATGATCTGAACTGTGACAAGCTTTGTGCTGACTTCCAAGAGGACATAGAATTCCATTTCTCTCTTGGATGGACGATGCTGGTGAACAGGTTTTTGGGACCGAAGAATGGTCGTCGGGCCTTGATGGGCTATAATGACCAG GTTCAACGCCCTTTAACACCAGCAAATCCTAGTCTGCCTCCTTTGCCTCAGGGCTCTATGACCCAGGAAGAGCTCATGGTGTCAATGGTGACTGGCCTGGCCTCATTAACTTCCCGAACTTCCATGGGAATCATCGTGGTTGGTGGTGTG GTCTGGAAGGCTGTGGGTTGGAGACTGATTGCTCTCTCTTTTGGCCTTTATGGGCTCCTTTATGTATATGAGCGCCTCACCTGGACCACAAAGGCGAAAGAGAGAGCTTTCAAACGGCAGTTTGTAGAGTATGCTGGTGAGAAATTGCAGCTCATTGTCAGTTACACGGGTTCTAATTGCAGCCACCAAGTCCAACA AGAGCTTGCTGGAACATTTGCTCATTTGTGTCAGCAAGTGGATGTCACACGGGAGAACCTTGAGCAGGAAatttctgccatgaataaaaaaATCGAAGTTCTGGATTccctgcagagcaaagcaaaatTGCTCAG GAATAAAGCAGGTTGGCTTGACAGTGAACTCAACATGTTCACACATCAGTACCTGCAGCAAAGCAGATAg
- the MFN2 gene encoding mitofusin-2 isoform X2, producing MKVAFFGRTSNGKSTVINAMLWDKVLPSGIGHTTNCFLRVEGTDGHEAFLLTEGSEEKKSVKTVNQLAHALHQDELLNAGSLVSVMWPNSKCPLLKDDLVLMDSPGIDVTTELDSWIDKFCLDADVFVLVANSESTLMQTEKQFFHKVNERLSRPNIFILNNRWDASASEPEYMEEVRRQHMERCTSFLVDELGVVDRAQAGDRIFFVSAKEVLNARIQRAQGMPEGGGALADGFQVRMFEFQNFERRFEECISQSAVKTKFEQHTVRAKQIAEDVRLIMDSVHIAAQEQRVYCLEMREERQERLGFIDKQLELLTQDYKRKIKQITEEVERQVSNAMAEEIRRLSVLVDEYQADFHPSQVVLKVYKSELHKHIEEGLGRNMSDRCSNAITASLQTMQQEMIDGLKPLLPVSLRGQIDMLIPRQCFMLSYDLNCDKLCADFQEDIEFHFSLGWTMLVNRFLGPKNGRRALMGYNDQVQRPLTPANPSLPPLPQGSMTQEELMVSMVTGLASLTSRTSMGIIVVGGVVWKAVGWRLIALSFGLYGLLYVYERLTWTTKAKERAFKRQFVEYAGEKLQLIVSYTGSNCSHQVQQELAGTFAHLCQQVDVTRENLEQEISAMNKKIEVLDSLQSKAKLLRNKAGWLDSELNMFTHQYLQQSR from the exons ATGAAAGTTGCTTTTTTTGGAAG GACAAGCAACGGGAAAAGCACAGTGATAAATGCCATGCTATGGGACAAAGTCCTTCCTTCAGGAATTGGACACACCACTAATTGTTTCTTGCGTGTAGAAGGGACAGATGGACACGAAGCTTTCCTGCTTACTGAAGGCTCAGAGGAAAAGAAGAGTGTTAAG ACAGTAAACCAGCTGGCTCATGCCCTTCATCAAGATGAACTTCTGAATGCTGGCAGCCTAGTCAGCGTAATGTGGCCCAATTCCAAATGTCCTCTCTTAAAGGATGACCTGGTGTTGATGGACAG CCCTGGCATTGATGTAACCACAGAGCTGGACAGTTGGATCGACAAGTTCTGTCTAGATGCTGATGTATTTGTCCTGGTGGCAAATTCTGAATCGACACTGATGCAAACT GAGAAGCAGTTCTTTCACAAGGTGAATGAACGTTTGTCTCGAcccaatatatttattttaaataaccgCTGGGATGCATCTGCCTCTGAACCAGAATACATGGAAGAG GTGCGTCGACAACACATGGAGCGGTGTACCAGCTTCCTGGTAGATGAGCTGGGTGTTGTGGATCGAGCCCAGGCGGGGGATCGAATTTTCTTTGTGTCAGCGAAAGAAGTGCTGAATGCCAGGATTCAGAGGGCTCAAGGGATGCCAGAAGGAG GTGGAGCATTGGCAGATGGATTTCAAGTAAGAATGTTTGAGTTTCAGAACTTTGAGAGAAGATTTGAG GAATGTATATCGCAGTCAGCAGTAAAAACAAAATTTGAGCAGCATACAGTGAGAGCAAAGCAGATTGCAGAAGATGTTCGTCTCATCATGGATTCTGTGCATATTGCTGCCCAGGAACAGCG AGTTTACTGTCTGGAAATGCGAGAGGAACGACAGGAACGTTTAGGTTTTATTGACAAACAGCTGGAGCTCCTTACTCAAGACTACAAGCGGAAAATAAAACAGATAACAGAAGAAGTGGAGAGGCAG GTGTCAAATGCAATGGCAGAAGAAATCAGACGGCTTTCAGTATTGGTAGATGAATACCAAGCAGACTTCCATCCATCTCAAGTAGTTCTTAAAGTTTACAAGAGT GAGCTGCATAAACACATTGAGGAAGGCCTGGGTCGTAACATGTCAGATCGTTGCTCCAATGCAATCACAGCTTCCCTCCAGACAATGCAGCAAGAAATGATAG ATGGGTTAAAACCCCTTCTCCCAGTCTCTTTGCGGGGCCAGATAGACATGTTAATTCCCCGACAGTGCTTCATGCTCAGCTATGATCTGAACTGTGACAAGCTTTGTGCTGACTTCCAAGAGGACATAGAATTCCATTTCTCTCTTGGATGGACGATGCTGGTGAACAGGTTTTTGGGACCGAAGAATGGTCGTCGGGCCTTGATGGGCTATAATGACCAG GTTCAACGCCCTTTAACACCAGCAAATCCTAGTCTGCCTCCTTTGCCTCAGGGCTCTATGACCCAGGAAGAGCTCATGGTGTCAATGGTGACTGGCCTGGCCTCATTAACTTCCCGAACTTCCATGGGAATCATCGTGGTTGGTGGTGTG GTCTGGAAGGCTGTGGGTTGGAGACTGATTGCTCTCTCTTTTGGCCTTTATGGGCTCCTTTATGTATATGAGCGCCTCACCTGGACCACAAAGGCGAAAGAGAGAGCTTTCAAACGGCAGTTTGTAGAGTATGCTGGTGAGAAATTGCAGCTCATTGTCAGTTACACGGGTTCTAATTGCAGCCACCAAGTCCAACA AGAGCTTGCTGGAACATTTGCTCATTTGTGTCAGCAAGTGGATGTCACACGGGAGAACCTTGAGCAGGAAatttctgccatgaataaaaaaATCGAAGTTCTGGATTccctgcagagcaaagcaaaatTGCTCAG GAATAAAGCAGGTTGGCTTGACAGTGAACTCAACATGTTCACACATCAGTACCTGCAGCAAAGCAGATAg
- the MIIP gene encoding migration and invasion-inhibitory protein isoform X1 yields MELEHLKRLRQANQELLQRLRMKQEEIRKRLPSKPLFPASLCNRTSTERSVPVAKRGKESQVNAVTSTADPAMLVSVEPGADTARAALCSSLKHSSNDRGVQQQQAKMHEAVGLDSSFPAKEKNVMPVSAIIMCGRETSGVDRDGYARGSPEKESFLLGHGENRKQSTLLHGFHEKKQLKGHLDPSLSRIQSEETSKQHVVIREPIIPKSILLTSLSKELKKEAGHVTFHSDPEEYTIPVSSWSVRPFLGYDWIAGLLDTNSSVVEESDQYFAELHEFRQANRETCVHEQHVEPEALDAIVPEQEPDLITSLHKCVYCYRLNQRLFTVPVDSESACPVCKIPRTQQPAETLEEPAYVRVSIPRSTLMPAYKYKAHRRKSFEPADNLALPSHCLAGWENIMPSSNPRLSSLDLRGSLEEKPSHHPRLNSVSRVSGRTKTDQPLNLTHLTHFRFSSASQQREQNKLGHYRAAPNLNPTASTL; encoded by the exons ATGGAGTTAGAGCACCTGAAGAGGCTACGTCAGGCCAACCAGGAACTTCTACAAAGGCTCAGAATGAAGCAGGAAGAGATCAGAAAAAGACTTCCCAGCAAGCCACTCTTTCCAGCATCTCTTTGTAATAGAACATCTACTGAAAGATCTGTCCCTGTGGCCAAGAGAGGG AAGGAAAGTCAGGTCAATGCTGTGACGTCTACAGCTGACCCTGCAATGTTGGTGTCTGTGGAACCCGGAGctgacacagccagagcagccctCTGTTCATCTCTTAAACACAGCAGCAATGACAGAGGGGTACAGCAACAACAAGCAAAGATGCACGAAGCAGTAGGTTTGGATTCCAGCTTTCCTGCGAAAGAGAAGAATGTTATGCCAGTGTCTGCAATCATTATGTGTGGCAGAGAAACCTCCGGAGTGGATAGGGACGGCTATGCTCGAGGAAGTCCAGAGAAAGAATCCTTCCTGCTGGGACATGGAGAGAACAGGAAACAGTCCACTCTGCTACACGGTTTCCATGAGAAGAAACAGCTTAAGGGTCATCTGGACCCATCACTGAGCAGAATACAAAGTGAAGAGACCAGTAAGCAGCATGTGGTCATTAGAGAGCCCATAATCCCTAAATCAATCTTGCTGACATCTCTGTCCAAAGAGTTGAAG aaggaagctggTCATGTGACTTTTCATTCTGACCCTGAAGAATATACCATACCTGTGAGCAGCTGGTCTGTGCGTCCTTTCCTGGGCTATGACTGGATTGCAG GGCTCCTAGATACAAACTCTTCAGTAGTAGAGGAATCTGACCAATACTTTGCTGAGCTGCACGAGTTCCGACAGGCCAACAGAGAAACGTGTGTTCATGAGCagcacgtgga GCCTGAGGCTTTGGATGCCATAGTTCCTGAACAAGAACCAGATTTGATAACCAGTTTGCATAAGT GTGTTTACTGTTATCGATTAAACCAGCGCCTCTTCACTGTCCCTGTGGATTCAGAATCTGCCTGCCCCGTGTGTAAGATCCCACGTACTCAGCAGCCTGCAGAGACACTGGAAGAGCCAGCCTATGTCAG GGTCAGCATTCCCAGGTCTACCCTTATGCCTGCCTACAAATACAAAGCCCATCGCAGGAAGAGCTTTGAACCAGCAGACAATCTAGCATTACCTTCG CATTGCCTGGCTGGCTGGGAAAATATCATGCCTTCCAGCAATCCCAGGCTCAGCAGTTTGGATCTGCGAGGTTCACTGGAAGAGAAGCCTTCTCACCATCCTCGCCTG AACTCGGTGTCCAGAGTGTCAGGAAGAACCAAAACTGACCAGCCTCTGAACCTGACCCACTTGACACACTTCAGATTTAGCAGTGCTTCTCAGCAGAGGGAGCAAAACAAACTGGGACACTACAGAGCAGCTCCAAATTTAAATCCGACTGCCTCAACTCTCTGA
- the MIIP gene encoding migration and invasion-inhibitory protein isoform X2, which translates to MELEHLKRLRQANQELLQRLRMKQEEIRKRLPSKPLFPASLCNRTSTERSVPVAKRGESQVNAVTSTADPAMLVSVEPGADTARAALCSSLKHSSNDRGVQQQQAKMHEAVGLDSSFPAKEKNVMPVSAIIMCGRETSGVDRDGYARGSPEKESFLLGHGENRKQSTLLHGFHEKKQLKGHLDPSLSRIQSEETSKQHVVIREPIIPKSILLTSLSKELKKEAGHVTFHSDPEEYTIPVSSWSVRPFLGYDWIAGLLDTNSSVVEESDQYFAELHEFRQANRETCVHEQHVEPEALDAIVPEQEPDLITSLHKCVYCYRLNQRLFTVPVDSESACPVCKIPRTQQPAETLEEPAYVRVSIPRSTLMPAYKYKAHRRKSFEPADNLALPSHCLAGWENIMPSSNPRLSSLDLRGSLEEKPSHHPRLNSVSRVSGRTKTDQPLNLTHLTHFRFSSASQQREQNKLGHYRAAPNLNPTASTL; encoded by the exons ATGGAGTTAGAGCACCTGAAGAGGCTACGTCAGGCCAACCAGGAACTTCTACAAAGGCTCAGAATGAAGCAGGAAGAGATCAGAAAAAGACTTCCCAGCAAGCCACTCTTTCCAGCATCTCTTTGTAATAGAACATCTACTGAAAGATCTGTCCCTGTGGCCAAGAGAGGG GAAAGTCAGGTCAATGCTGTGACGTCTACAGCTGACCCTGCAATGTTGGTGTCTGTGGAACCCGGAGctgacacagccagagcagccctCTGTTCATCTCTTAAACACAGCAGCAATGACAGAGGGGTACAGCAACAACAAGCAAAGATGCACGAAGCAGTAGGTTTGGATTCCAGCTTTCCTGCGAAAGAGAAGAATGTTATGCCAGTGTCTGCAATCATTATGTGTGGCAGAGAAACCTCCGGAGTGGATAGGGACGGCTATGCTCGAGGAAGTCCAGAGAAAGAATCCTTCCTGCTGGGACATGGAGAGAACAGGAAACAGTCCACTCTGCTACACGGTTTCCATGAGAAGAAACAGCTTAAGGGTCATCTGGACCCATCACTGAGCAGAATACAAAGTGAAGAGACCAGTAAGCAGCATGTGGTCATTAGAGAGCCCATAATCCCTAAATCAATCTTGCTGACATCTCTGTCCAAAGAGTTGAAG aaggaagctggTCATGTGACTTTTCATTCTGACCCTGAAGAATATACCATACCTGTGAGCAGCTGGTCTGTGCGTCCTTTCCTGGGCTATGACTGGATTGCAG GGCTCCTAGATACAAACTCTTCAGTAGTAGAGGAATCTGACCAATACTTTGCTGAGCTGCACGAGTTCCGACAGGCCAACAGAGAAACGTGTGTTCATGAGCagcacgtgga GCCTGAGGCTTTGGATGCCATAGTTCCTGAACAAGAACCAGATTTGATAACCAGTTTGCATAAGT GTGTTTACTGTTATCGATTAAACCAGCGCCTCTTCACTGTCCCTGTGGATTCAGAATCTGCCTGCCCCGTGTGTAAGATCCCACGTACTCAGCAGCCTGCAGAGACACTGGAAGAGCCAGCCTATGTCAG GGTCAGCATTCCCAGGTCTACCCTTATGCCTGCCTACAAATACAAAGCCCATCGCAGGAAGAGCTTTGAACCAGCAGACAATCTAGCATTACCTTCG CATTGCCTGGCTGGCTGGGAAAATATCATGCCTTCCAGCAATCCCAGGCTCAGCAGTTTGGATCTGCGAGGTTCACTGGAAGAGAAGCCTTCTCACCATCCTCGCCTG AACTCGGTGTCCAGAGTGTCAGGAAGAACCAAAACTGACCAGCCTCTGAACCTGACCCACTTGACACACTTCAGATTTAGCAGTGCTTCTCAGCAGAGGGAGCAAAACAAACTGGGACACTACAGAGCAGCTCCAAATTTAAATCCGACTGCCTCAACTCTCTGA